A single region of the Streptomyces virginiae genome encodes:
- the sepX gene encoding divisome protein SepX/GlpR, whose amino-acid sequence MSSSGLIYAVIVGAWAAYLVPMWLRRQDELNEARPTERFSTAIRLLSGRAGMERRYAKGLRERGDEQAEPQPHADPDAATETVDSVDADARAFGVPPTRAEPRPAAVEREQRAERARREQRLQVLARRRRTTALLFLVFTLGAVVAAVGGLHYLWAPAVPALLLSAYIVHLRVQERRRYEFTMDRRRAEAAARQLRENRPSRREPEAASGGEPDPAPPVSPQEAGRRALVEQTDHAEWVDQQRERERGPARGESWEPVPVPLPTYVTAPVAPRATGPAAPDAWSATRSSTAEPTEPRLRAQPAAPKSELGPDPKAQTTPRPRGQGRGRTPLFDQYEGEDRPRAANE is encoded by the coding sequence GTGAGCAGCAGCGGCCTCATCTACGCAGTCATTGTCGGGGCCTGGGCCGCCTACTTGGTGCCCATGTGGCTCCGGAGGCAGGACGAGCTGAACGAAGCCCGTCCGACGGAACGCTTCTCCACTGCCATTCGGCTGCTTTCCGGCCGAGCGGGAATGGAGCGCCGTTACGCCAAGGGGCTGCGTGAGCGCGGTGACGAGCAGGCGGAGCCCCAGCCCCACGCGGACCCGGACGCCGCGACGGAAACGGTTGATTCCGTCGACGCCGACGCCCGGGCCTTCGGCGTGCCCCCGACCAGGGCGGAGCCGAGACCGGCCGCCGTCGAACGGGAGCAGCGCGCGGAGCGGGCCCGGCGCGAACAGCGCCTCCAGGTCCTCGCGCGCCGCCGGCGCACCACCGCGCTCCTCTTCCTGGTCTTCACCCTCGGCGCGGTCGTCGCCGCGGTGGGCGGCCTGCACTACCTGTGGGCGCCCGCCGTACCCGCACTGCTGCTGAGCGCGTACATCGTGCACCTGCGGGTCCAGGAACGACGGCGCTACGAGTTCACCATGGACCGGCGGCGCGCCGAGGCGGCCGCGCGGCAGTTGCGGGAGAACCGCCCGAGCCGCCGCGAGCCCGAGGCCGCGTCGGGCGGCGAACCGGACCCTGCGCCACCGGTCTCCCCGCAGGAGGCCGGACGGCGCGCACTGGTCGAGCAGACCGATCATGCCGAGTGGGTGGACCAGCAGCGCGAGCGCGAACGCGGCCCCGCCCGCGGTGAGAGCTGGGAGCCCGTCCCGGTCCCGCTGCCGACGTACGTGACCGCCCCGGTGGCCCCCCGCGCCACGGGCCCGGCGGCCCCGGACGCCTGGAGCGCGACCCGCTCCAGTACGGCCGAGCCGACGGAACCCCGCCTGCGCGCCCAGCCCGCGGCCCCCAAGTCGGAGCTGGGGCCGGACCCGAAGGCCCAGACCACCCCGCGCCCGCGCGGCCAGGGCAGGGGACGCACCCCGCTGTTCGACCAGTACGAGGGCGAGGACCGCCCGCGCGCCGCGAACGAGTGA
- a CDS encoding GNAT family N-acetyltransferase → MSHRIDLRTVPYDHPDAVKLNDQVQLEYQERYDGEGDATHLDPAMFVPPHGLYLLAYDATGTPVASGGWRTQDENDEGYADGDAELKRMYVVPEARGLGLARRILAILEEDARAAGRHRMVLETGDQQPEAIALYLSSGYALSEKFGHYRFYESSRCMTKPLTEA, encoded by the coding sequence ATGTCTCACCGGATAGACCTCCGCACCGTGCCGTACGACCACCCGGACGCGGTCAAACTCAACGACCAGGTCCAGCTGGAGTACCAGGAGCGGTACGACGGTGAGGGCGACGCCACCCACCTCGACCCGGCGATGTTCGTGCCGCCGCACGGCCTGTACCTGCTGGCGTACGACGCCACGGGCACCCCGGTGGCGAGCGGCGGCTGGCGCACCCAGGACGAGAACGACGAGGGCTACGCGGACGGCGACGCGGAGCTCAAGCGCATGTACGTCGTCCCGGAGGCCCGGGGCCTGGGCCTCGCCCGCCGCATCCTGGCGATCCTGGAGGAGGACGCCCGAGCGGCGGGCCGCCACCGCATGGTCCTGGAGACGGGCGACCAGCAGCCGGAGGCGATAGCCCTGTACCTCTCCTCGGGCTACGCCCTGTCGGAGAAGTTCGGCCACTACCGCTTCTACGAGTCGAGCCGCTGCATGACCAAGCCCCTGACCGAAGCCTGA
- a CDS encoding MogA/MoaB family molybdenum cofactor biosynthesis protein, with protein sequence MGSPRTLGRALVVTASNRASQGVYADKGGPLLAEALERLGFTVDGPRVVPDGDPVEQALREGVAAGYEVILTTGGTGISPTDRTPDATARVLDYEIPGIPQAIRAEGLAKVPTAALSRGLAGVAGRTLIVNLPGSTGGVRDGLAVLARVLPHAVDQMRGGDHPRPAAPSGSAS encoded by the coding sequence GTGGGGTCCCCGCGGACGCTCGGCCGGGCGCTGGTCGTCACGGCCTCGAACCGCGCCTCGCAGGGCGTCTACGCCGACAAGGGCGGCCCCCTGCTGGCCGAGGCGCTGGAGCGGCTCGGCTTCACCGTGGACGGCCCGCGGGTCGTCCCGGACGGCGACCCCGTGGAGCAGGCGCTGCGCGAGGGCGTGGCCGCCGGGTACGAGGTCATCCTGACCACCGGCGGGACCGGGATCTCGCCGACCGACCGCACCCCGGACGCCACCGCGCGGGTGCTGGACTACGAGATCCCCGGCATCCCGCAGGCCATCCGTGCCGAAGGCCTGGCGAAGGTGCCGACCGCGGCCCTGTCCCGGGGCCTGGCGGGGGTGGCCGGGCGCACCCTCATCGTCAACCTCCCCGGCTCGACGGGCGGGGTCCGCGACGGCCTCGCCGTCCTGGCCCGCGTCCTGCCGCACGCGGTGGACCAGATGCGGGGCGGAGACCATCCCCGACCGGCGGCACCCTCCGGGAGCGCGAGCTGA
- the moaC gene encoding cyclic pyranopterin monophosphate synthase MoaC yields MSTESRLTHIDEAGAARMVDVSGKDVTTRTARASGRVLVAPRVIELLRGEGVPKGDALATARIAGIMGAKKTPDLIPLCHPLAVSGVTVDLRVADDAVEILATVKTTDRTGVEMEALTAVAVAGLTVIDMVKAVDKGAVITDVRVEEKTGGKSGDWTRS; encoded by the coding sequence ATGAGTACCGAAAGCAGGCTCACCCACATCGACGAGGCCGGCGCGGCCCGGATGGTCGACGTGTCCGGGAAGGACGTCACCACCCGGACGGCACGGGCCAGCGGACGCGTCCTCGTCGCCCCGCGGGTGATCGAGCTGCTGCGCGGCGAGGGCGTCCCCAAGGGCGACGCCCTCGCCACCGCGCGCATCGCCGGGATCATGGGGGCGAAGAAGACCCCCGACCTGATCCCGCTCTGCCACCCGCTGGCCGTCTCGGGCGTCACGGTGGACCTGCGGGTCGCCGACGACGCGGTCGAGATCCTCGCCACCGTGAAGACGACCGACCGCACGGGCGTCGAGATGGAGGCGCTGACCGCCGTCGCGGTCGCCGGCCTCACCGTGATCGACATGGTGAAGGCGGTCGACAAGGGCGCGGTCATCACGGACGTCCGGGTGGAGGAGAAGACCGGCGGCAAGTCCGGCGACTGGACGCGCTCGTGA
- a CDS encoding CoA transferase, whose protein sequence is MTIGEERSSGTAQAWEALGGAPELALRVRHRGVGDLEQGPLPVAELARATVAACGLAAGELAAVRAGGGVEDVAPLVVDEGAVATAFVSERHLRVEGRAPVTFAPLSGFWRTADGWVRTHANYPHHEAALVRALRLPSATPEAVRAAVGGRTAVEVQELAYGEGGLAVAVAREYGEPQPLLEPVRASGARGRPLGAAPAGRPAAGVRVLDLTRVIAGPVATRTLGLLGADVLRIDPPGLPESDDAYADTGFGKRSALLDLAEAEDRAVFEGLLAEADVVVTGYRPGALERYGFGARELLERWPGLVVAELCAWGWRARGPWAGRRGFDSLVQAGYGIAAACGEPGGEPGVLPAQALDHGTGYLVAAGVLRALAQGGGRGLRFSLAGTASWLVRGLGREPGREPVGAGVGYSAEPWLRVTPSGYGVLRHAASPFGEWAVGPSRWGADRAGWLPR, encoded by the coding sequence ATGACGATCGGTGAGGAACGAAGCAGCGGAACGGCCCAGGCCTGGGAGGCGCTCGGCGGGGCGCCCGAACTCGCCCTGCGGGTGCGCCACCGCGGGGTCGGCGATCTCGAACAAGGGCCGCTGCCGGTGGCCGAGTTGGCGCGCGCCACCGTCGCGGCCTGCGGACTGGCCGCCGGGGAGCTCGCCGCGGTGCGGGCCGGGGGCGGGGTGGAGGACGTGGCTCCGCTGGTGGTGGACGAGGGCGCGGTGGCCACGGCGTTCGTCAGCGAGCGGCACCTGCGCGTCGAGGGGCGCGCACCGGTGACCTTCGCGCCGTTGTCCGGCTTCTGGCGGACGGCGGACGGCTGGGTACGGACGCACGCCAACTATCCGCACCACGAGGCCGCCTTGGTACGGGCCCTGCGGCTGCCGTCGGCGACACCGGAGGCGGTACGCGCGGCGGTCGGCGGGCGGACGGCGGTCGAGGTGCAGGAACTCGCCTACGGGGAGGGCGGACTCGCCGTCGCCGTGGCGCGGGAGTACGGGGAACCGCAGCCGCTGCTGGAGCCCGTACGGGCATCAGGGGCGCGGGGCCGGCCGCTCGGCGCGGCCCCGGCCGGCCGGCCCGCCGCGGGGGTGCGGGTGCTGGACCTGACCCGGGTCATCGCCGGGCCCGTCGCCACGCGCACGCTCGGGCTGCTGGGGGCGGACGTGCTGCGGATCGATCCGCCGGGGCTGCCGGAGTCGGACGACGCGTACGCGGACACCGGCTTCGGGAAGCGGTCGGCGCTGCTGGACCTGGCGGAGGCCGAGGACCGGGCCGTCTTCGAGGGGCTGCTCGCCGAGGCGGACGTGGTGGTGACGGGCTACCGGCCGGGGGCGCTGGAACGGTACGGGTTCGGGGCGCGGGAGCTGCTGGAACGGTGGCCGGGTCTGGTGGTGGCCGAGCTGTGCGCGTGGGGGTGGCGGGCGCGGGGCCCTTGGGCGGGGCGGCGGGGGTTCGACTCGCTCGTGCAGGCGGGGTACGGGATCGCCGCGGCGTGTGGGGAGCCGGGAGGGGAGCCCGGAGTGCTGCCGGCGCAGGCGTTGGACCACGGGACGGGGTATCTGGTGGCGGCCGGTGTGCTGCGGGCGCTGGCGCAGGGCGGTGGGCGGGGGCTGCGGTTCTCCCTGGCGGGGACCGCGTCGTGGCTGGTGCGGGGGCTGGGGCGGGAGCCGGGGCGGGAGCCGGTGGGGGCCGGGGTGGGGTACTCGGCGGAGCCGTGGCTGCGGGTGACTCCGTCGGGGTACGGGGTGCTGCGGCACGCCGCCAGTCCCTTCGGGGAGTGGGCGGTGGGGCCGTCGCGGTGGGGGGCCGATCGGGCCGGCTGGCTCCCGCGGTAG
- a CDS encoding MerR family transcriptional regulator, translated as MEKEETRAKTVREYRTEELAEAAGIPVRTLRFYRERKLLPPPRREGRIAWYDDHHLARLRTIAALLERGHTLGGIAELTAAFESGRDVGQLGELLGIGWSEETPVRLTPEALADYFEGEVTPENLAASLDLCYVAVDGDAIVHVSRRLLDVSSALVREGVPLAAVLETGRRVREHADAMALLFTELISAHMSPDALTRLRPLAKSVVEAELTMAMDRLLASGGPDGPGQTPSS; from the coding sequence GTGGAGAAGGAAGAGACGCGAGCGAAGACGGTGCGCGAGTACCGCACGGAGGAACTGGCCGAAGCGGCCGGCATCCCGGTCCGCACCCTGCGCTTCTACCGCGAGCGCAAACTGCTCCCACCGCCCCGCCGCGAGGGGCGCATCGCCTGGTACGACGATCACCACCTGGCCCGGCTGCGCACCATCGCCGCCCTGCTGGAACGCGGCCACACCCTCGGCGGCATCGCCGAGCTGACCGCCGCCTTCGAGAGCGGTCGCGACGTCGGCCAGCTCGGCGAGCTGCTCGGCATCGGCTGGTCCGAGGAGACCCCGGTCCGGCTCACCCCGGAGGCGCTCGCCGACTACTTCGAGGGCGAGGTCACCCCGGAGAACCTGGCGGCCTCGCTGGACCTCTGCTACGTCGCCGTCGACGGCGACGCGATCGTGCACGTCAGCCGCCGCCTGTTGGACGTCTCCTCGGCCCTGGTCCGCGAGGGCGTGCCGCTGGCGGCCGTCCTGGAGACCGGCCGCCGCGTCCGCGAACACGCGGACGCGATGGCCCTGCTCTTCACCGAGCTCATATCGGCCCACATGTCACCCGACGCGCTCACCCGCCTGCGCCCGCTGGCGAAGAGCGTGGTCGAGGCCGAGCTGACGATGGCGATGGACCGCCTACTGGCTTCGGGCGGCCCGGACGGCCCGGGTCAGACGCCCAGCTCGTAG
- a CDS encoding exodeoxyribonuclease III, which yields MLTVTSVNVNGIRAAAKKGFGAWLDGTDADVVCLQEVRAEEGQIPTEIRTPAGWHTVFAPAAAKGRAGVALYTRREPERVQVGFGSAEFDDSGRYLEIDLPGVTVASLYLPSGEAGTEKQDEKYRFMDEFLTYLAALKVRAAADGREVVVCGDWNICHQEADLKNWKTNRKNAGFLPEEREWLGKVYAQAGYVDVVRELHPDTEGPYSWWSYRGRAFDNDAGWRIDLQVATPGLAAKAVKAFVERAETHPERWSDHAPVTVVYELGV from the coding sequence ATGCTCACTGTGACCTCCGTGAATGTGAATGGGATCCGCGCCGCCGCCAAGAAGGGCTTCGGGGCGTGGCTCGACGGAACCGACGCCGATGTGGTCTGCCTGCAGGAGGTACGGGCCGAGGAGGGGCAGATCCCGACCGAGATCCGGACCCCCGCAGGTTGGCACACCGTCTTCGCGCCGGCCGCGGCCAAGGGGCGGGCCGGGGTCGCGCTCTACACGCGGCGGGAGCCCGAGCGCGTGCAGGTGGGATTCGGCAGCGCGGAGTTCGACGACAGCGGCCGGTACCTGGAGATCGATCTGCCGGGTGTGACCGTGGCCAGCCTCTACCTGCCCTCGGGCGAGGCCGGGACGGAGAAGCAGGACGAGAAGTACCGGTTCATGGACGAGTTCCTGACGTACCTGGCGGCGTTGAAGGTGCGGGCCGCCGCCGACGGCCGCGAGGTCGTGGTGTGCGGTGACTGGAACATCTGCCACCAGGAGGCCGACCTCAAGAACTGGAAGACGAACCGGAAGAACGCGGGCTTCCTCCCCGAGGAGCGGGAGTGGCTCGGCAAGGTGTACGCGCAGGCGGGCTACGTCGACGTGGTGCGGGAACTGCACCCGGACACCGAGGGTCCGTACTCCTGGTGGTCCTACCGCGGGCGGGCCTTCGACAACGACGCCGGCTGGCGGATCGACCTCCAGGTGGCCACCCCCGGGCTGGCGGCGAAGGCGGTGAAGGCCTTCGTGGAGCGGGCGGAGACGCACCCCGAGCGCTGGTCCGACCACGCGCCCGTGACCGTCGTCTACGAGCTGGGCGTCTGA
- a CDS encoding aldo/keto reductase: MKYRVIGTAVETRREVSVLSLGTMTFGTTVDEATSYAILDRFVEAGGTFVDTSNNYAFWVNGTQGGESEELVGRWLRSRGIGDEITVATKLGARPNQPTSGFSLDVEGLSAKVIRESAERSRERLGIERIHLLYAHIMDENTPLEETVRGFAEVVADGTAGLLGASNHWAWRVERARTLAAAAGVPGYEVLQHHHSYLRQRADLPSLRSPDGNQGLVGGDLLSYVRDNPALTQVAYSPLIAGAYVREDKPLGPGFDHAGTEPRLRAVREVAAETGATVNQVVLAWLMGGDIPVLPLVGASSVAQLEENLAAVDLDLTPDQRTRLDTAH, translated from the coding sequence GTGAAGTACCGCGTCATCGGCACCGCCGTCGAGACCCGCCGCGAAGTGAGCGTGCTGAGCCTCGGCACGATGACCTTCGGCACCACCGTCGACGAGGCCACGTCGTACGCGATCCTCGACCGTTTCGTGGAAGCGGGCGGCACCTTCGTCGACACGTCCAACAACTACGCGTTCTGGGTCAACGGCACCCAGGGCGGGGAGAGCGAGGAACTGGTCGGCCGCTGGCTGCGCAGCCGCGGCATCGGCGACGAGATCACCGTCGCCACCAAGCTGGGCGCCCGCCCCAACCAGCCCACGAGCGGCTTCAGCCTCGACGTGGAGGGGCTGTCCGCGAAGGTCATCCGGGAGTCCGCGGAGCGCAGCCGGGAGCGACTCGGCATCGAACGCATCCACCTGCTGTACGCGCACATCATGGACGAGAACACCCCGCTGGAGGAGACCGTCCGCGGTTTCGCCGAGGTCGTCGCGGACGGCACGGCGGGCCTGCTGGGCGCGAGCAACCACTGGGCCTGGCGGGTGGAGCGCGCCCGGACGCTGGCCGCGGCGGCCGGCGTCCCCGGCTACGAGGTGCTCCAGCACCACCACAGCTACCTGCGCCAGCGCGCCGATCTGCCCAGCCTGCGCTCGCCGGACGGCAACCAGGGCCTGGTGGGCGGCGATCTGCTCAGCTACGTCCGGGACAACCCGGCGCTGACGCAGGTCGCGTACTCCCCGCTGATCGCCGGCGCCTACGTCCGCGAGGACAAGCCGCTGGGTCCGGGCTTCGACCACGCGGGTACCGAGCCGCGGCTGCGCGCGGTCCGTGAGGTGGCCGCCGAGACCGGAGCCACCGTCAACCAGGTGGTACTGGCCTGGCTGATGGGCGGCGACATACCGGTCCTGCCCCTGGTCGGTGCCTCCTCGGTGGCCCAGCTGGAGGAGAACCTGGCCGCGGTCGACCTCGACCTCACCCCGGACCAGCGCACCCGCCTCGACACGGCGCACTGA
- a CDS encoding flavin-containing monooxygenase, which produces MGGTSGKGGREHVRVAVIGSGFGGLGAAVRLRREGITDFVVLERADSVGGTWRDNSYPGCACDVPSHLYSFSFAPNPDWPRTFSGQPAIRAYLEHVADTFGLRRHIRLDTEVLMMRWDTDELRWEIETSAGELTADVVVSATGPLSDPKMPEIPGLAEFPGKVFHSARWDHDYDLRGKRVAMIGTGASAIQIVPAIAPEVEHLTLFQRTPPWVMPRTDRSITAVERWLHRQLPFTRAARRGLLWGIRELQVSAFTKRPNQLGLIESLAKANMARSIKDPALRARLTPSYRIGCKRILLSSEYYPALARPDVDLVASGLKEIRGSVLVAADGTETEVDAIIFGTGFHVTDMPIADRVVGAEGRTLADAWKDGMQALRGATAAGFPNWMTIIGPNTGLGNSSMILMIESQLTYMADYLRQLGMLGGKVALGARPSAVNRWNRQVQARMERTVWNTGGCTSWYLDAQGRNTTVWPGTTGEFRRETRSVDLAEYEVLRVGERERVPVAVSAAAVGAGAAPLPGALPPDPRASNVGGVDSEAEDVA; this is translated from the coding sequence ATGGGCGGGACGAGCGGCAAGGGCGGGCGCGAGCACGTACGGGTGGCGGTGATCGGGTCCGGATTCGGCGGGCTCGGCGCGGCCGTACGGCTGCGACGTGAAGGGATCACGGACTTCGTCGTACTGGAACGGGCCGACTCGGTCGGCGGCACCTGGCGCGACAACAGCTACCCGGGGTGTGCGTGCGACGTGCCCTCGCACCTCTATTCGTTCTCGTTCGCCCCCAACCCCGACTGGCCGCGGACCTTCTCCGGACAGCCGGCCATCCGCGCCTACCTGGAGCACGTCGCCGACACCTTCGGACTGCGCCGGCACATCCGGCTCGACACCGAGGTGCTGATGATGCGCTGGGACACGGACGAACTGCGCTGGGAGATCGAGACCTCGGCCGGGGAGCTGACCGCCGACGTCGTCGTCTCCGCGACCGGCCCGCTGTCCGACCCGAAGATGCCGGAGATCCCCGGCCTCGCCGAGTTCCCCGGCAAGGTCTTCCACTCCGCCCGCTGGGACCACGACTACGATCTGCGCGGCAAGCGCGTCGCCATGATCGGAACCGGTGCCTCGGCCATCCAGATCGTCCCCGCCATCGCCCCCGAGGTGGAGCACCTCACCCTCTTCCAGCGGACCCCGCCGTGGGTCATGCCGCGCACCGACCGGTCCATCACCGCGGTGGAGCGCTGGCTGCACCGTCAGCTGCCCTTCACCCGGGCGGCGCGGCGCGGGCTGCTGTGGGGGATCCGGGAGCTCCAGGTCAGCGCCTTCACCAAGCGCCCGAACCAGCTCGGCCTCATCGAGTCCCTGGCCAAGGCCAACATGGCGCGCTCGATCAAGGACCCGGCGCTGCGCGCCCGGCTGACGCCCTCCTACCGGATCGGCTGCAAGCGGATCCTGCTCTCCAGCGAGTACTACCCGGCGCTGGCCCGGCCCGATGTGGACCTGGTCGCCTCCGGGCTCAAGGAGATCCGCGGCTCGGTGCTGGTCGCCGCCGACGGGACCGAGACCGAGGTCGACGCGATCATCTTCGGCACCGGCTTCCACGTCACGGACATGCCGATCGCGGACCGGGTGGTGGGCGCGGAGGGCCGGACCCTCGCGGACGCCTGGAAGGACGGGATGCAGGCGCTGCGCGGGGCCACCGCCGCCGGCTTCCCCAACTGGATGACGATCATCGGGCCGAACACCGGGCTCGGGAACAGCTCGATGATCCTGATGATCGAGTCGCAGCTCACCTACATGGCCGATTACCTGCGCCAGCTCGGCATGCTCGGCGGGAAGGTCGCGCTCGGCGCCCGGCCGTCCGCCGTCAACCGGTGGAACCGGCAGGTGCAGGCCCGTATGGAGCGGACCGTGTGGAACACCGGCGGCTGCACGAGCTGGTACCTGGACGCGCAGGGACGCAACACGACGGTCTGGCCGGGGACTACGGGCGAGTTCCGTCGGGAGACGCGGAGCGTCGATCTGGCGGAGTACGAGGTCCTGCGGGTGGGCGAGCGGGAGCGGGTCCCGGTGGCGGTCTCGGCCGCCGCCGTGGGGGCCGGTGCGGCCCCGTTGCCGGGGGCGCTGCCCCCGGACCCCCGCGCCTCGAACGTCGGCGGGGTCGATTCCGAGGCGGAGGACGTCGCGTGA
- a CDS encoding GNAT family N-acetyltransferase, translated as MVLSDGDVTLRPIKLRDQKAWREVNRRNRDWLRPWEATIPPPAPWGPVVQRPTYRQMVRHLRAEANAGRMLPFVIEYQGRLVGQLTVAGITWGSMCAGHIGYWVDREVAGRGVMPTAVALAVDHCFGKVGLHRIEVCIRPENIPSRRVVEKLGLREEGLRPRYLHIDGAWRDHLVYAVTVEEVPDGLLRRWHRARHSPSPPK; from the coding sequence GTGGTCCTGTCGGACGGCGATGTCACCCTCCGGCCGATAAAGCTGCGGGACCAGAAGGCCTGGCGCGAGGTCAACCGGCGCAACCGTGACTGGCTCCGGCCGTGGGAGGCCACGATCCCGCCGCCCGCGCCGTGGGGGCCGGTGGTCCAGCGGCCCACGTACCGCCAGATGGTCCGCCATCTGCGGGCGGAGGCGAACGCGGGCCGGATGCTGCCCTTCGTCATCGAGTACCAGGGCCGCCTGGTGGGCCAGCTGACGGTCGCCGGGATCACTTGGGGGTCGATGTGCGCCGGCCACATCGGCTACTGGGTGGACCGCGAGGTGGCGGGCCGCGGCGTGATGCCGACGGCGGTCGCGTTGGCCGTGGACCACTGCTTCGGGAAGGTCGGCCTGCACCGGATCGAGGTGTGCATCCGCCCCGAGAACATCCCGAGCCGACGGGTCGTGGAGAAGCTGGGGCTGCGCGAGGAGGGGCTGCGGCCGCGCTATCTGCACATCGACGGGGCCTGGCGCGACCACCTCGTCTACGCGGTGACGGTCGAGGAGGTCCCGGACGGGCTGCTGCGCCGTTGGCACCGGGCGCGCCACTCGCCGTCCCCGCCGAAATAG
- the glp gene encoding molybdotransferase-like divisome protein Glp, with the protein MSSSAPQHPRLEGDHRLWSVDEHLADVLSAVRPLEPIELQLLDAQGCVLVEDVTVPVALPPFDNSSMDGYAVRTADVQGASEEFPAVLTVVGDVAAGSGELPTVGPGEAARIMTGAPLPPGAEAVVPVEWTDGGTGGGAAAGMTPASAAPEHAGGEVRVHRAAEARAHVRARGSDVQAGDLALAAGTILGPPQIALLAAIGRGTVRVRPRPRVVVMSTGSELVQPGEALTAGTIYDSNSFALAAAARDAGAIAYRVGAVADDADTLRATIEDQLIRADLLVTTGGVSVGAYDVVKEALSSVGHSDAVEGDGEDVDGGRMDFRKLAMQPGKPQGFGTIGPDHTPLLALPGNPVSSYVSFELFVRPAIRALMGLPESEVRRPSVRAVLSADKALGSPAGRRQFLRGTYDAENGTVSPVGGSGSHLIAALAHANSLMVVPEDVTSVEPGTELEVILLG; encoded by the coding sequence TTGAGCAGTTCCGCACCGCAGCATCCACGCTTGGAGGGCGACCACCGTCTGTGGTCCGTGGACGAGCACCTCGCGGACGTCCTCTCGGCCGTCCGGCCGTTGGAGCCCATCGAGCTCCAACTGCTGGACGCCCAGGGCTGTGTCCTGGTCGAGGACGTGACCGTGCCCGTCGCCCTCCCGCCCTTCGACAACAGCTCCATGGACGGCTACGCCGTCCGAACGGCCGACGTCCAGGGTGCGAGCGAGGAGTTCCCCGCGGTGCTGACGGTCGTCGGGGACGTCGCGGCGGGCAGCGGTGAGCTGCCCACCGTGGGCCCCGGCGAGGCTGCCCGGATCATGACCGGCGCCCCGCTGCCGCCCGGCGCGGAAGCCGTCGTACCGGTCGAGTGGACCGACGGCGGCACGGGCGGCGGCGCGGCCGCCGGGATGACCCCGGCCAGCGCCGCCCCCGAACACGCGGGCGGCGAGGTGCGGGTGCACCGCGCCGCCGAGGCCCGGGCGCACGTCCGCGCGCGCGGCAGCGACGTCCAGGCCGGCGACCTGGCCCTCGCGGCCGGCACGATCCTCGGCCCGCCCCAGATCGCCCTGCTGGCCGCCATCGGGCGCGGCACCGTACGGGTGCGGCCGCGCCCCCGCGTGGTGGTCATGTCCACCGGCAGCGAGCTGGTCCAGCCGGGCGAGGCGCTCACGGCGGGCACCATCTACGACTCCAACAGCTTCGCGCTGGCCGCGGCCGCGCGGGACGCCGGAGCCATCGCCTACCGTGTCGGCGCCGTCGCGGACGACGCCGACACCCTGCGCGCCACCATCGAGGACCAGCTGATCCGGGCCGACCTGCTGGTCACCACGGGCGGGGTCAGCGTCGGCGCGTACGACGTCGTCAAGGAGGCCCTGTCCTCCGTCGGGCACTCCGACGCGGTCGAGGGCGACGGCGAGGACGTCGACGGCGGCCGGATGGACTTCCGCAAGCTCGCCATGCAGCCCGGCAAGCCGCAGGGCTTCGGCACGATCGGCCCCGACCACACCCCGCTGCTGGCGCTGCCCGGCAACCCGGTGTCCTCCTACGTCTCCTTCGAGCTGTTCGTGCGCCCCGCGATCCGCGCCCTCATGGGGCTGCCGGAGTCCGAGGTCCGGCGGCCGAGCGTGCGCGCGGTGCTGAGCGCCGACAAGGCACTCGGCTCCCCGGCCGGCCGCCGCCAGTTCCTGCGCGGCACGTACGACGCCGAGAACGGCACGGTCAGCCCGGTCGGCGGATCGGGCTCCCACCTGATCGCCGCGCTGGCGCACGCGAACTCCCTGATGGTCGTACCGGAGGACGTCACCTCGGTGGAGCCGGGGACCGAGCTCGAAGTGATCCTGCTCGGCTGA